The following are encoded together in the Thunnus maccoyii chromosome 18, fThuMac1.1, whole genome shotgun sequence genome:
- the elof1 gene encoding transcription elongation factor 1 homolog — protein MGRRKSKRKPPPKKKMTGNLDTQFTCPFCNHEKSCDVKMERTRNTGIISCSVCLEEFQTPITYLSEAVDVYSDWIDACEAANQ, from the exons ATGGGGCGCAGAAAGTCCAAAAGAAAGCCACCTCCCAAGAAAAAAATGACGGGTAACCTGGACACCCAGTTCACATGCCCGTTTTGTAACCACGAGAAGTCCTGCGACGTCAAAAT GGAACGAACCCGCAACACAGGAATTATATCATGCAGCGTTTGCTTGGAGGAGTTCCAGACTCCTATAACCT ATCTGTCCGAGGCAGTGGATGTTTACAGTGATTGGATCGACGCCTGTGAGGCAGCCAATCAGTAG